Proteins from one Methanococcus maripaludis C5 genomic window:
- the argS gene encoding arginine--tRNA ligase: protein MDVENLIITTLKDKVRELTGNEMDIRLDEPPAINMGDYSTNISFRLAKDLKKAPKMIAEDIANSLSILGIEKIEAVNGYINFFMNYSDFSKETVSKISAEKENFGKLEKRDEKVILEHTSANPNGPFHIGHGRNMVIGDSLKRILIASGYDVETQYYVNDMGRQEAIVVFGNERFELDKSKKADHAIGEVYVETNKLLAENEELEQEILNLMKNYEEACEAGIENELTEKFKNAVDYSLGGFKETLSTLNIYHDKFVWESEFVKSGMVRDVIKRLMDTGKVVEDEVFRLDLSDYGLEKKLVLARLNGTSLYSTRDIVYHINKMENCDFAVNLLGADHKLTAVMVNKTLALLGYNEAEVVFYEFISLPEGSMSTRRGRFISMDELFEEAKSRAAEEVRKRGVAENEEEIEEIAKRIAVGAVRYNIVRIAPEKPMVFRWDEALDFEKVGCPVIQYAHARCSRILENVETISNDNLFAYEMNENEKTIVKLLSKLPKIVEKAAEVRKPQIVANYVLDVAQGFNKFYANCPVLKEENETIKNSRLAIVNTTKTVLENTLDLLGIEMPGKM, encoded by the coding sequence ATGGACGTTGAAAATTTGATAATAACGACCTTAAAAGACAAGGTAAGGGAATTAACTGGAAATGAGATGGATATAAGACTTGACGAACCGCCTGCAATAAACATGGGAGATTACTCAACAAATATTTCATTTAGATTGGCAAAAGACCTGAAAAAAGCTCCAAAAATGATTGCAGAAGATATTGCAAATTCATTAAGTATTTTGGGAATTGAAAAAATCGAAGCTGTAAACGGATACATCAATTTTTTCATGAATTATTCAGACTTTTCAAAGGAAACAGTTTCAAAAATATCTGCTGAAAAAGAAAACTTTGGAAAACTCGAAAAAAGAGACGAAAAAGTTATTTTGGAACACACTTCAGCAAATCCAAATGGACCTTTTCACATCGGTCACGGAAGAAACATGGTTATTGGGGACAGCTTAAAAAGAATATTAATTGCGTCAGGATACGATGTAGAAACACAATACTACGTAAATGATATGGGTAGACAAGAAGCAATTGTTGTTTTTGGAAATGAAAGATTTGAACTCGATAAATCCAAAAAAGCAGACCACGCAATTGGTGAAGTTTACGTTGAAACGAATAAATTGCTTGCCGAAAACGAAGAACTCGAACAGGAAATTCTAAATTTAATGAAAAATTATGAAGAAGCTTGTGAAGCTGGAATTGAAAACGAATTAACTGAAAAATTTAAAAATGCAGTTGATTATTCATTAGGTGGATTTAAAGAAACACTCTCAACGTTAAATATATATCACGATAAATTCGTCTGGGAAAGCGAATTTGTAAAAAGCGGAATGGTTAGAGATGTAATAAAAAGATTAATGGATACCGGAAAGGTTGTTGAAGATGAAGTTTTCAGACTCGATCTTTCAGATTACGGACTTGAAAAAAAGCTTGTTTTAGCAAGATTAAATGGAACAAGTCTTTATTCAACAAGAGATATTGTATACCACATTAATAAAATGGAAAACTGCGATTTTGCAGTAAATTTGCTTGGAGCAGATCACAAATTAACCGCAGTAATGGTTAACAAGACTTTAGCGCTTTTAGGATACAACGAAGCTGAAGTTGTATTTTACGAGTTTATTTCGCTTCCAGAGGGTTCAATGAGTACAAGAAGGGGCAGATTTATCAGTATGGACGAACTCTTTGAAGAAGCAAAATCAAGAGCTGCTGAAGAAGTTAGAAAAAGAGGCGTTGCTGAAAACGAAGAAGAAATCGAAGAGATTGCGAAAAGAATTGCAGTTGGTGCTGTAAGATACAATATCGTTAGAATTGCGCCAGAAAAACCAATGGTATTTAGGTGGGATGAAGCACTCGACTTTGAAAAAGTTGGATGTCCGGTTATTCAGTACGCTCATGCAAGATGTTCGAGAATTTTGGAAAATGTTGAAACTATTTCAAATGATAATTTATTTGCATATGAAATGAATGAAAATGAAAAAACAATTGTAAAATTGCTGTCAAAATTACCAAAAATCGTTGAAAAAGCAGCAGAAGTTAGAAAACCCCAGATTGTTGCAAACTATGTACTCGATGTTGCGCAAGGGTTCAACAAATTTTACGCAAACTGTCCTGTTTTAAAAGAAGAAAATGAAACTATCAAAAATTCAAGACTCGCAATTGTAAACACTACAAAAACAGTCCTGGAAAATACTCTCGATCTTTTAGGTATTGAAATGCCTGGAAAGATGTAA
- a CDS encoding RND family transporter produces MKAEKILQKIAEASEKRPFVVVAVVIVLTIFMAFMATGVESQTDYEKMVPQDDPVIVSMNEIRDEFGGTETVMLGIKLVASDSSEKVTDIRDPRVLELVDFLEQDIGSMDMVTSVSSKVDILRAYNNNVIPNDIATVKTIYQNLPESSQDGIFNDDYSMVVVYATTDAGTEDKKKLVKEINARLEESPIPTGVEVVTTGTPALSELIRRMMDESQAVTGAASLLAIFTILLLYFRNFVKSILPLIPVIVAVIWAAGAMAIFGIPMDTATSVMGSLLLGLGIDYGVHLYHRYEEELREGKTLEEAINIAVVSTGSAVLVTTVTTMAGFAALTIAPLSMMSNMGKVCTLGIFFCMAAVICLLPPLIVIEERYTRPFLNKLTLKLKGE; encoded by the coding sequence ATGAAAGCCGAAAAAATCTTACAGAAAATAGCTGAGGCATCAGAAAAACGGCCATTTGTGGTTGTTGCAGTTGTTATTGTCCTCACGATATTCATGGCTTTCATGGCTACTGGTGTTGAGTCTCAGACAGATTATGAAAAGATGGTTCCGCAAGATGATCCTGTAATCGTATCTATGAACGAAATAAGGGATGAATTTGGCGGTACAGAGACTGTAATGCTCGGGATAAAACTTGTAGCCTCCGATAGCTCTGAAAAAGTAACGGATATCCGAGATCCTCGAGTTTTAGAACTGGTTGATTTTTTAGAACAGGATATTGGAAGCATGGATATGGTAACGTCTGTTAGTTCAAAAGTGGACATTTTAAGAGCATATAACAACAATGTTATTCCAAATGATATTGCAACGGTAAAGACGATTTATCAAAATTTACCTGAAAGTTCTCAAGATGGCATATTTAACGACGATTATTCAATGGTCGTAGTTTATGCAACAACTGATGCCGGAACTGAAGATAAAAAGAAACTCGTTAAGGAAATAAATGCAAGATTGGAAGAATCTCCAATTCCCACTGGAGTTGAAGTAGTTACAACAGGTACGCCTGCATTAAGTGAGCTTATTCGAAGAATGATGGACGAAAGCCAGGCAGTAACTGGGGCAGCATCACTTTTAGCGATATTTACAATATTATTATTGTACTTTAGAAATTTTGTAAAATCAATACTGCCTTTAATTCCAGTTATAGTTGCAGTTATATGGGCTGCAGGTGCAATGGCGATATTTGGTATCCCAATGGATACTGCAACATCTGTTATGGGTTCACTGCTTCTGGGGCTCGGTATTGATTATGGAGTTCACCTGTATCACAGGTATGAAGAAGAACTTCGGGAAGGAAAAACTCTAGAAGAAGCGATAAATATTGCAGTGGTAAGTACTGGAAGTGCAGTTTTAGTAACTACTGTAACTACAATGGCAGGTTTCGCTGCATTAACGATTGCGCCATTATCAATGATGTCAAATATGGGTAAAGTCTGTACACTAGGTATATTCTTCTGTATGGCTGCAGTTATCTGTTTATTGCCCCCATTAATCGTAATTGAAGAAAGATACACAAGACCATTCCTCAATAAACTTACCTTAAAATTAAAAGGTGAATAA
- a CDS encoding COG1361 S-layer family protein codes for MSKLSKIILAIGLLSILATAVSALEIDEPQYNPNVIHPGDDVDVWIDVANDEGSDETIEDLRITVTSKYPFEVKQVNPTKGVYTISSLSEGGSDTAYFKLHINEDASSRDYRLDVKVSYDIVEYKNGDRVVTSRSFTKVYYIPVYGLANFEINSDGVTLTPAKTESVQLKVMNKGTGTAKDATLTIGSNDLINPVDSTKFYLGSLSPDVTKLLSINLHASGDTTEGSYLIPATLSWIDEDGTENSEIINIGFIVEGDINLGISNVITDPTEIKAQETYVKIDVDITNNGHGETKNVEIDLLSEDPFTDSWSNSNFKNIGILNSGDTKTAVFYIDVDKDAKSGHYAVPLNITYMDVFDEEYSEIEYIDLYIKPKPVLEILPETYTLKAGDENTITLTLQNTGSEKAQSVKISAIKNSAQPFEFTQKTDSIGTLDLNETGEGQLIIDVDSDAANKEYLITVEVRSVGDSEKGDDNVYLSQKTVRVNVEGGGNSTVVYLAVLLLVGGLGYYMYLKRKKEKEQTE; via the coding sequence ATGAGTAAATTATCAAAAATAATTTTAGCAATTGGGCTCTTGTCAATTCTTGCAACTGCAGTTTCAGCACTCGAAATTGACGAGCCACAGTATAACCCAAATGTTATACACCCTGGAGACGACGTTGATGTATGGATTGATGTTGCAAATGATGAAGGTTCTGATGAAACAATTGAAGATTTAAGAATTACTGTAACTTCAAAATACCCCTTCGAAGTAAAACAAGTAAATCCCACAAAAGGGGTTTATACAATATCTAGTTTGTCAGAAGGGGGAAGTGATACAGCATACTTTAAATTACATATAAATGAAGATGCATCATCAAGAGACTACCGACTCGACGTAAAAGTTTCTTACGACATTGTAGAATATAAAAACGGAGACCGGGTAGTAACTAGCAGGTCATTCACAAAAGTTTACTATATTCCAGTATATGGTCTTGCAAACTTTGAAATTAATTCAGATGGGGTTACATTAACTCCTGCAAAAACCGAAAGTGTTCAGCTAAAAGTAATGAACAAAGGAACTGGAACCGCAAAAGATGCAACGTTGACTATCGGATCAAACGATTTAATAAATCCAGTCGATTCAACCAAATTTTACCTTGGAAGTTTGAGTCCTGATGTTACAAAATTACTTTCGATTAATTTACACGCAAGTGGGGACACAACAGAAGGCTCATATTTAATCCCTGCAACATTGTCATGGATTGATGAAGATGGAACAGAAAACTCTGAAATAATAAACATTGGGTTTATTGTCGAAGGAGATATTAATTTAGGAATTTCAAATGTCATAACTGATCCAACTGAAATAAAAGCTCAGGAAACTTACGTAAAAATTGACGTTGATATAACAAACAACGGTCATGGTGAAACTAAAAATGTTGAAATTGATTTACTTTCAGAAGATCCATTTACTGACTCATGGAGTAATTCAAACTTCAAAAATATTGGAATATTAAATTCAGGTGACACAAAAACAGCAGTATTCTATATCGACGTAGATAAGGATGCAAAATCGGGACACTACGCAGTTCCATTAAATATTACTTACATGGATGTATTTGACGAAGAATACTCCGAAATCGAGTACATTGATTTATACATCAAACCAAAACCCGTACTTGAAATCCTTCCAGAAACCTATACTTTGAAAGCAGGAGACGAAAACACTATTACATTAACTCTTCAAAACACGGGTTCAGAAAAGGCCCAAAGTGTAAAAATAAGTGCAATTAAAAACTCAGCTCAACCATTTGAGTTCACACAAAAAACCGATTCAATTGGAACACTTGACCTCAATGAAACTGGTGAAGGACAGTTAATAATTGATGTGGATTCAGATGCAGCAAATAAGGAGTATTTAATTACCGTGGAAGTTAGAAGCGTTGGAGACTCTGAAAAAGGGGACGACAATGTATACCTTTCACAAAAAACCGTAAGAGTAAATGTTGAAGGCGGAGGTAACTCAACAGTAGTTTATCTGGCCGTATTATTACTTGTTGGTGGTTTAGGATACTATATGTACCTTAAAAGAAAAAAAGAAAAGGAACAAACTGAATAA
- a CDS encoding AI-2E family transporter, whose amino-acid sequence MIFSFFALSYMLWPFIGIIALAVAVAYMTKPLYDVLKPKLGRSYGAIFCLLGIVIPSLLLVTLVAEDVITFLLSLDIDSIMLQVTPILSDMGYLGVPPSDVSQPVSDIWGVSKPLLNNLATQISAVPSLLMRLLFLSFMTFYFLKDGDKIKDSFLLYIPKEKKRNTLLFVNEIHKALKTLFIGNVVTSLIVGFISIIGYWLIGLPNPITLGALSGILNILPVVGGWTIYVPLTVYYLLTGEFTKGILLGFFGIVFLSLAPDFAIRPRVISKDGDLHPALVLIAFLIGPLVFGIPGLAIGPIIVALVYAIHKVRKIVESGEN is encoded by the coding sequence ATGATATTTTCATTTTTTGCACTTAGTTACATGTTATGGCCATTTATTGGTATTATTGCTCTTGCAGTTGCAGTTGCATACATGACAAAACCATTATATGATGTTTTAAAACCAAAATTGGGTAGAAGTTATGGTGCAATATTTTGTCTTCTCGGAATTGTGATTCCATCGTTACTTTTGGTTACCTTGGTTGCAGAGGATGTTATAACGTTTTTACTTTCACTCGATATTGACAGTATTATGTTACAAGTTACTCCAATTTTAAGTGATATGGGCTATTTAGGGGTACCTCCATCAGACGTTTCACAACCAGTTTCCGATATTTGGGGTGTTTCAAAACCACTGCTCAATAACTTAGCAACGCAAATTTCTGCAGTACCCTCACTATTAATGAGGCTTTTATTCTTATCTTTCATGACGTTTTACTTTTTAAAAGATGGGGATAAAATAAAAGATAGTTTTCTGCTTTACATTCCAAAGGAGAAAAAAAGAAATACGCTTCTATTTGTAAATGAGATACACAAGGCATTAAAGACATTATTTATTGGAAATGTCGTTACATCACTAATTGTTGGATTTATTTCAATAATTGGGTACTGGCTTATTGGACTTCCAAACCCGATTACACTAGGTGCTCTTTCAGGAATACTAAATATCTTGCCCGTTGTGGGCGGTTGGACGATATATGTTCCACTTACAGTATATTATCTGTTAACTGGAGAATTTACTAAAGGGATACTCTTAGGATTTTTTGGGATTGTTTTCCTTTCATTAGCGCCAGATTTTGCAATAAGACCACGTGTGATTTCAAAAGATGGAGATTTACACCCTGCACTTGTTTTAATTGCATTTTTAATTGGGCCACTTGTATTTGGGATACCCGGACTTGCAATCGGTCCAATAATTGTAGCGCTTGTGTATGCGATCCATAAGGTTAGAAAAATTGTTGAAAGTGGGGAAAATTAA
- a CDS encoding TetR/AcrR family transcriptional regulator — MSTKEKIVQNAAKLFLTKGYNQTSLNEIAEKTGITKGGIYHHFKDKNELFVEMAEAFKSKFMTLVSKMEQETSLENLLKNYFENSEILIHEMAEYLEFNMEDIKYFSEFQSRFTLDAIQYGPKDMDFTMTTKMMYSILKKKIELAKKNGEILEDIDSKELSLEIIAIIEGYSNLRRLKLMNDSYDYGNRCLERLWNRIKK; from the coding sequence ATGAGTACAAAAGAAAAAATAGTGCAAAATGCAGCAAAGCTTTTTCTTACAAAAGGCTACAATCAAACGTCTTTAAACGAAATAGCCGAAAAAACGGGTATTACGAAGGGTGGTATTTACCATCATTTTAAAGACAAAAATGAACTTTTTGTAGAAATGGCTGAAGCTTTCAAATCTAAATTTATGACACTTGTGTCAAAAATGGAGCAAGAAACTTCTTTAGAAAATTTATTGAAGAATTATTTTGAAAATTCTGAAATATTGATACATGAAATGGCTGAATATCTTGAATTTAATATGGAAGATATTAAGTATTTTTCAGAATTTCAATCGAGATTTACATTAGACGCAATCCAATACGGTCCAAAAGACATGGATTTTACAATGACTACTAAAATGATGTATTCAATTCTGAAAAAAAAGATAGAACTCGCCAAAAAAAATGGGGAGATATTGGAAGATATCGATTCAAAAGAACTTTCATTAGAGATTATTGCAATCATTGAAGGTTATTCAAATTTAAGACGATTAAAATTAATGAATGACTCTTATGACTACGGAAATAGGTGTCTTGAACGATTGTGGAATCGAATAAAAAAATAA
- a CDS encoding PEGA domain-containing protein: MFKKSVFILLLCIILNIISVSAVPYLDAEISDLKIERGTTDRIYVEVKEISGTSNAHKITVIPEIYGDNVKISPENIEIPIIGDGTIIKVSFKINTSKDTELGEKSGKIIIEYYDYDSENDVYLGPKTIQKEFTCEIIEGYGTYSINSNPENISIYLDGNYIGNTPLNASVKEGNHFLRLSSETFGNYSEKITVNAGESGSIFKNFKEAEKIENLDNVSENIFISENTSESSSDFSEVSKNIGFEGILVYFGFLLAALFIIFTVTKNKY; this comes from the coding sequence ATGTTTAAAAAATCCGTATTTATTCTTTTATTATGTATAATTTTAAATATCATTTCAGTTTCCGCCGTTCCTTATCTTGATGCAGAAATATCTGATTTAAAAATTGAAAGGGGAACTACGGACAGGATTTATGTCGAAGTTAAAGAAATAAGCGGAACTTCCAATGCACATAAAATAACCGTAATTCCCGAAATTTATGGTGATAATGTAAAAATCAGTCCCGAAAATATTGAAATTCCGATTATTGGCGATGGAACAATAATCAAAGTATCATTTAAAATCAATACTTCAAAAGATACTGAACTCGGCGAAAAATCTGGAAAAATTATTATAGAATATTATGATTATGATTCAGAAAATGACGTGTATCTTGGTCCAAAAACAATTCAAAAAGAGTTTACATGCGAAATTATCGAAGGTTATGGAACTTATTCGATAAATTCAAACCCCGAAAATATTTCCATATATTTGGATGGAAATTATATTGGAAACACACCTTTAAACGCATCCGTTAAAGAAGGAAACCACTTTTTAAGGCTTTCTTCTGAAACTTTTGGAAACTATTCGGAAAAAATCACGGTAAATGCAGGCGAAAGTGGCAGTATTTTTAAAAATTTTAAAGAAGCTGAAAAAATAGAAAATTTAGATAATGTTTCTGAAAATATTTTTATTTCAGAAAATACCTCAGAAAGTAGTTCTGACTTTTCTGAAGTTTCAAAAAATATTGGTTTTGAAGGTATTTTAGTTTATTTTGGATTCCTTTTAGCTGCATTATTCATAATATTTACTGTTACAAAAAATAAATATTAA
- a CDS encoding minichromosome maintenance protein MCM, giving the protein MEFDEEVFLTFYGDKLKKYMKDQISQKMVKNNVFEFDICDFLKNYSDSCDINDQIIENPKLVEDPLLYIFKDAYMELFGEDEHIKKELEKTQIAFKNPLGCDKKIDEITSSEMNRLVKFEGNIIKAAKVCALLKKACFVCRACGEISYKTVHDYFEQPRSYCKNQNCRSEMSIDYDSSAYVNIQELEIQQPIDLMRNPDDPPRSIRVFLENSDGIYSGRVDVVGTVMKKLTRPNMPVFEIYAKSNYVKLGESFQKIEVKDIINNYDLINTLDELGKKENIIDILSNYLIPQIKGYDLVKKSIFLQQVKACTKFLPDGSELRKDSHILLITDPGIGKSTMLRKISRLFPQNSYASVTTATGGGLTANVVREATEIGDGWVVKPGVFVRANEGTACIDELTVDKNVMKYILEAMESQTIHVNKGGINVKLPARCAVLAACNPKRGRFDRNMGVVEQIGIPAPLLSRFDLIFPLKDSPDKRRDAEIAEHILDTHIETATKNYSKVLGSIEIDGITVDENLIKNYIIYARTCAYFDENHHLYSGEVDERKIKSPPLSKDAKKLIRDYYVDMRKLGEGDNPVPVTARQLEAAIRISEMHAKARLSREVEEKDAKIAIDIIEECLRQVAYDPETGKFDIDKGMGEIPKSKLDKMDKIVDIIRELSVLSSSGLADEDDIVEKASEFQISEKEVSDLLSKLKKSADVFSPKYGYYRLT; this is encoded by the coding sequence ATGGAATTTGATGAAGAAGTTTTTTTAACTTTTTACGGCGATAAATTAAAGAAATACATGAAAGACCAGATTTCACAAAAGATGGTTAAAAATAACGTTTTTGAATTTGATATATGCGATTTTTTAAAAAATTATTCTGATTCTTGTGATATAAACGATCAAATAATTGAAAATCCAAAATTAGTCGAAGATCCTCTTTTATATATTTTTAAAGATGCTTACATGGAGCTTTTTGGTGAAGATGAGCATATAAAAAAGGAACTAGAAAAAACACAGATCGCATTTAAAAATCCGCTTGGATGCGACAAAAAAATTGACGAAATAACTTCTTCAGAAATGAACAGGCTCGTTAAATTTGAAGGAAATATCATAAAAGCGGCAAAAGTCTGTGCATTATTAAAAAAAGCATGTTTTGTCTGCCGAGCTTGTGGTGAAATTTCATACAAAACAGTTCACGACTATTTTGAGCAACCAAGAAGTTACTGCAAAAATCAAAACTGTAGAAGCGAAATGTCAATTGATTACGACAGCTCTGCTTATGTAAATATTCAGGAACTTGAAATACAGCAGCCAATTGATTTGATGAGAAATCCTGACGATCCTCCAAGGAGTATCCGTGTTTTTTTAGAAAATTCAGATGGAATTTATTCTGGAAGGGTTGATGTTGTCGGAACAGTTATGAAAAAACTTACTCGACCAAACATGCCAGTTTTTGAAATTTATGCAAAAAGTAACTATGTAAAACTTGGAGAAAGCTTCCAAAAAATCGAAGTAAAGGACATTATAAACAACTACGATTTAATAAACACGTTAGATGAGCTTGGAAAAAAAGAAAATATAATTGATATTCTTTCAAATTATTTAATCCCGCAAATTAAAGGTTACGATCTTGTAAAAAAATCGATATTTTTACAGCAGGTAAAAGCATGTACTAAATTTTTACCAGATGGATCAGAACTTAGAAAAGACAGCCACATTTTATTAATTACTGATCCAGGAATTGGAAAATCTACAATGCTTAGAAAAATTTCAAGACTTTTCCCTCAAAATTCCTATGCATCAGTTACTACTGCAACTGGTGGCGGATTAACTGCAAACGTTGTAAGGGAAGCTACTGAAATTGGTGATGGCTGGGTTGTAAAGCCCGGGGTATTTGTTCGTGCAAATGAGGGAACTGCATGTATTGATGAATTAACGGTTGATAAAAACGTCATGAAATACATTTTAGAGGCAATGGAATCCCAAACAATACACGTGAATAAGGGTGGAATTAACGTAAAACTTCCTGCAAGATGCGCAGTTCTTGCAGCATGTAATCCAAAACGAGGAAGATTTGATAGAAATATGGGCGTAGTCGAACAGATTGGAATTCCTGCTCCATTATTAAGCCGTTTTGATTTAATATTCCCTTTAAAAGATTCGCCAGATAAACGAAGGGATGCAGAAATTGCAGAGCACATACTTGATACCCACATTGAAACTGCAACGAAAAACTATTCAAAAGTTCTCGGTTCAATTGAAATCGATGGAATAACCGTTGACGAGAATTTAATTAAAAATTATATAATTTATGCGAGAACTTGCGCATATTTCGATGAGAATCACCATTTGTATTCTGGAGAAGTTGATGAGCGAAAAATAAAAAGTCCTCCTCTTTCAAAAGATGCTAAAAAATTAATTCGCGATTATTATGTTGATATGAGGAAACTTGGAGAAGGGGATAATCCAGTTCCTGTTACTGCAAGACAGCTCGAAGCTGCAATAAGGATTTCAGAAATGCACGCAAAAGCAAGGCTTTCGAGAGAAGTCGAAGAAAAAGATGCAAAAATTGCAATCGATATAATTGAAGAATGCTTAAGACAGGTTGCATATGATCCAGAAACTGGAAAATTTGACATAGATAAGGGAATGGGTGAAATTCCAAAATCCAAACTGGATAAAATGGATAAAATCGTGGACATTATTCGAGAACTCTCGGTTTTAAGCAGCAGTGGCCTTGCAGATGAAGATGATATAGTAGAAAAAGCTTCAGAATTTCAAATTTCCGAAAAGGAAGTATCTGACCTTCTTTCAAAATTAAAAAAGAGTGCAGATGTATTCAGTCCAAAATATGGATATTACAGGTTAACCTAA
- a CDS encoding (R)-citramalate synthase, with protein sequence MVREDKMVNIFDTTLRDGEQTPGVSLSPSEKLELAIKLDELGANIIEAGSAITSKGEREAIKLVAEQKLNAEISSFVRALPVDIDAALSCNVDSVHLVVPTSDIHMEYKLRKTREENLAGAMHAVEYAKDHGLIVELSAEDATRSDVEFLKELFKKGEELKADRICICDTVGILTPVKSIELIKTMKNAIKIPISIHCHNDFGMATANTLSAISAGADQCHVTINGIGERAGNASLEEVVMSLKSLYNIDTTIQSEKLYKISRIVSKYMKLSVPANKALVGDNAFAHEAGIHVDGLMKSTETYEPIGPEAVGNRRKIILGKHSGKAALKYKLELMNIGLSHEEFEEVYSKIKSFGDLGKYISDIDLKTVISQVQGVELERKVILDEITVMSGNKVSPLASINLKFANDCNIKDNIREAAYGLGPVDAAINAVKKALTGVADIELEDYSVRAMTGGTDALIEVVVHLRKGNEVVEVKKAHGDVVMASVEAMMDGINLLI encoded by the coding sequence ATGGTGCGAGAGGATAAAATGGTTAACATATTCGATACTACATTAAGGGATGGAGAACAGACTCCCGGAGTTTCGCTATCTCCGAGTGAAAAACTCGAACTGGCAATAAAACTCGATGAACTTGGTGCAAATATTATCGAGGCAGGTAGTGCTATAACCTCAAAGGGCGAAAGAGAAGCCATAAAACTTGTTGCTGAACAGAAATTAAATGCTGAGATATCATCATTTGTAAGGGCCCTTCCCGTAGATATTGATGCTGCGCTTTCTTGTAATGTAGATAGCGTTCATCTGGTTGTTCCAACATCAGATATCCATATGGAATACAAACTTAGAAAAACCCGTGAAGAAAATTTAGCAGGTGCAATGCACGCTGTAGAGTATGCCAAAGACCACGGTTTAATCGTTGAACTTTCAGCAGAAGATGCTACAAGAAGTGATGTAGAATTCTTAAAAGAACTTTTCAAAAAAGGAGAAGAATTAAAAGCTGATAGAATTTGTATATGTGATACTGTTGGTATTTTAACTCCCGTAAAATCCATAGAACTTATAAAAACAATGAAAAACGCAATAAAAATTCCAATTTCAATCCACTGCCATAACGATTTTGGAATGGCTACTGCAAATACACTTTCTGCAATAAGTGCGGGTGCAGACCAGTGCCACGTTACAATCAACGGTATCGGTGAAAGAGCAGGAAACGCATCATTAGAAGAAGTGGTTATGAGCTTAAAATCACTTTATAATATCGACACCACCATTCAATCTGAAAAACTATATAAAATCTCGAGAATCGTTTCAAAATACATGAAACTATCAGTTCCTGCAAACAAAGCGCTTGTTGGTGACAATGCATTTGCCCATGAAGCTGGAATTCACGTTGATGGCCTCATGAAAAGCACCGAAACTTATGAGCCAATCGGTCCAGAAGCTGTAGGTAACAGAAGGAAAATTATTCTTGGAAAACACAGTGGAAAAGCTGCTTTAAAATACAAACTCGAATTGATGAACATTGGATTAAGCCATGAAGAATTTGAAGAAGTTTATTCAAAAATTAAATCATTCGGTGACCTTGGAAAATACATCAGCGATATAGATTTAAAAACAGTTATAAGCCAGGTTCAGGGCGTTGAACTTGAAAGAAAAGTAATTCTCGATGAAATTACCGTAATGTCTGGAAATAAGGTATCACCTCTTGCATCCATAAACTTGAAGTTTGCAAACGACTGCAATATCAAAGACAATATCCGAGAAGCTGCATACGGTCTTGGTCCAGTTGACGCTGCAATAAATGCAGTTAAAAAAGCACTTACCGGTGTTGCTGACATTGAACTTGAGGATTACAGCGTTCGTGCGATGACGGGCGGTACTGATGCTTTAATTGAAGTAGTAGTTCACTTAAGAAAAGGAAATGAAGTTGTGGAAGTCAAAAAAGCGCATGGAGACGTTGTCATGGCATCAGTTGAAGCTATGATGGATGGAATCAATTTATTGATTTAA